One Aegilops tauschii subsp. strangulata cultivar AL8/78 chromosome 7, Aet v6.0, whole genome shotgun sequence genomic window carries:
- the LOC109771737 gene encoding monocopper oxidase-like protein SKU5: MLARVVAAAVLALAAVVASASAAAAGDATYPVRWEVGYMTVAPLGVSQKVIAINNQFPGPLLNVTTNWNVRVNVQNNLDEPLLLTWDGIQMRMNSWQDGVAGTNCPIPPGWNWTYQFQLKDQIGSFFYFPSLGLQRAAGGYGPVTVNNRAIVPVPFNQPDGDITLFIGDWYTKSHTELRDMLDDGKDLGIPDGILINAKGPCRYDTTLVPEGLQYEIVGVEPGKTYCFRVHNVGTSTSLNFRIQNHNMRLVEAEGTYTYQQNYTNLDIHVGQSYSFLVSMDQNASTDYYIVASPRFVSSEARWHDVNGVAILQYSNSKGSASGPLPDAPDDFYDKYYSMNQARSIRMNVSSGAARPNPQGSFRYGSINITQTFVLKNESPLRIDGKRRRTINRVSYSPPETPLRLADLHNLTGVYKTDFPTMPSNAPPRRASSVLNASYKGFLEMVFQNNETDVQTYHLDGYSFFVVGMDYGEWTPNSRGSYNKWDAISRSTTQVFPGGWTAVLVSLDNVGIWNIRAEKLDNWYNGQEVYVKVADPLGYNVTEMIAPDNTLYCGLLEHLQKPQIHETSKKSSGHAVARWSTQLLATVSLIVTAVIGS; the protein is encoded by the exons ATGTTGGCGAGGGTGGTCGCGGCGGCCGTCCTGGCGCTCGCCGCCGTCGTGGCGTCGGCgtccgcggcggcggccggcgacgcCACGTATCCGGTTCGGTGGGAGGTCGGGTACATGACGGTGGCGCCGCTCGGCGTCTCGCAGAAG GTGATTGCAATCAACAACCAGTTCCCTGGGCCACTCCTGAACGTGACAACCAACTGGAACGTGAGGGTGAACGTCCAAAACAACCTGGATGAGCCTCTCCTCCTCACCTG GGATGGCATCCAGATGAGGATGAACTCATGGCAGGACGGCGTCGCCGGCACCAACTGCCCAATCCCTCCCGGATGGAACTGGACCTACCagttccagctcaaggaccagaTCGGAAGCTTCTTCTACTTCCCTTCGCTCGGCCTACAGCGGGCTGCCGGCGGCTACGGCCCCGTAACCGTCAACAACCGCGCCATTGTGCCCGTCCCCTTCAACCAGCCTGATGGCGACATCACCTTGTTCATCGGAGATTGGTACACCAAGAGCCACACG GAACTGAGGGACATGCTAGATGATGGCAAGGATCTTGGGATACCTGATGGGATTCTGATAAATGCAAAGGGCCCTTGCAGATATGACACCACACTGGTTCCAGAAGGCCTTCAATATGAGATTGTTGGAGTTGAACCAG GCAAAACATATTGCTTCCGCGTTCACAATGTTGGCACCTCAACCAGCCTGAACTTCAGAATCCAGAACCACAACATGCGTCTCGTAGAGGCTGAAGGAACATACACTTATCAGCAGAATTACACCAACCTCGACATACATGTCGGACAGTCGTACTCTTTCTTGGTGAGCATGGACCAAAATGCAAGCACAGACTATTACATTGTGGCAAGCCCGAGGTTTGTGAGCAGCGAAGCTCGCTGGCACGATGTCAATGGTGTAGCAATCCTGCAGTACTCAAACTCCAAAGGCAGTGCTTCTGGCCCCCTCCCTGATGCTCCAGATGACTTCTACGACAAGTACTATTCCATGAACCAGGCAAGGTCTATCAG GATGAATGTGAGTTCCGGTGCTGCACGTCCAAATCCACAGGGATCATTCCGCTACGGCTCGATCAACATCACGCAGACCTTTGTCTTGAAGAACGAGTCGCCCTTGCGCATTGACGGGAAGCGTCGAAGGACGATAAACAGAGTGTCATACTCACCTCCTGAGACTCCACTGAGGCTTGCTGATCTCCACAACCTTACTGGGGTCTACAAAACTGACTTCCCCACAATGCCAAGCAATGCGCCACCAAGGAGGGCTTCATCTGTGCTAAATGCTTCTTACAAGGGCTTCCTCGAGATGGTCTTCCAGAACAATGAAACCGATGTTCAGACCTACCATCTGGATGGTTATTCATTCTTTGTAGTCGG GATGGACTATGGTGAGTGGACGCCAAACAGCAGGGGTTCATACAACAAGTGGGATGCCATCTCTCGCAGTACTACACAG GTCTTCCCAGGAGGGTGGACTGCGGTTCTGGTGTCGCTCGACAACGTAGGCATCTGGAATATACGTGCCGAAAAGCTGGACAATTGGTACAATGGGCAAGAGGTTTATGTGAAAGTTGCTGATCCACTGGGCTACAACGTCACCGAAATGATCGCTCCAGACAACACTCTCTACTGTGGTCTGCTGGAACACTTGCAAAA GCCACAGATACATGAGACAAGCAAGAAGTCATCAGGGCATGCCGTAGCTCGATGGAGCACCCAGCTTCTCGCAACCGTGTCATTGATTGTCACGGCTGTGATTGGCAGTTAA
- the LOC109771736 gene encoding uncharacterized protein, with amino-acid sequence MPLECWRKSANAMRRWAVSPSLPPPAAFAAATLGLGVGPPQARALASAATSPPLGHCSPPCPRPRRRRSLCSSSPSSAAMTALAVEEARRGRKQLGMDPPLYDYLLSNVREHPVLRDLREETASMRGSQMQVSPAQAQLLAMLVQILGADRCIEVGVYTGYSSLAVALALPESGRLVACERDERSLEVAKRYYQLAGVAHKVDVKHTLAVDSLRSLLECGEASSYDFAFVDADKRMYEEYFELLLKLVRVGGLIVMDNVLWYGRVADPLVNDPNTISIRDFNKKLLEDKRVTISMVPIGDGMTICRKLEDD; translated from the exons ATGCCGCTTGAGTGCTGGAGAAAAAGCGCAAACGCGATGCGTCGCTGGGCCGTATCCCCCTCCCTTCCTCCTCCGGCGGCGTTTGCGGCCGCGACTCTCGGACTCGGCGTCGGGCCTCCTCAAGCCCGAGCCCTGGCTTCCGCTGCCACCTCCCCTCCACTCGGACACTGCtctccgccatgcccccgcccccgccgccgccgcagcctgtgctcctcctccccctcctcggcTGCTATGACGGCACTGGCGGTAGAGGAGGCGCGGCGCGGGCGGAAGCAGCTGGGCATGGACCCGCCGCTCTACGACTACCTCCTCTCCAACGTCCGCGAGCACCCC GTGCTTCGGGATCTGCGGGAAGAGACGGCATCCATGAGGGGGAGCCAGATGCAG GTTTCTCCCGCACAGGCTCAGCTTCTGGCAATGCTTGTGCAAATTCTTGGTGCAGACCGATGTATTGAAGTTGGCGTCTATACT GGATATTCGTCACTAGCTGTCGCATTAGCACTTCCTGAATCAGGTCGTTTGGTTGCTTGTGAAAGGGATGAAAGGTCTCTAGAAGTTGCCAAGAGATACTATCAGCTTGCTGGGGTTGCACACAAG GTGGATGTCAAGCATACTTTAGCTGTAGATTCCCTAAGGTCATTGCTCGAATGCGGTGAAGCTTCCAG TTATGACTTTGCATTCGTTGATGCAGACAAGAGAATGTACGAGGAATATTTTGAACTTCTACTTAAGCTA GTAAGAGTTGGTGGTTTAATTGTAATGGACAATGTCCTATGGTATGGAAGGGTTGCTGATCCGCTA GTGAATGACCCAAATACTATCAGTATAAGGGACTTCAATAAGAAACTTTTGGAGGATAAACGTGTCACTATCAGCATG GTGCCAATTGGGGACGGGATGACAATTTGTCGAAAGCTAGAAGATGACTGA